From a region of the Acinetobacter calcoaceticus genome:
- a CDS encoding phosphatase PAP2 family protein has protein sequence MPYMLLFIGCIFFGLGVLGLFVPRLQSMDLLSVQILSEHRLDYLNFITIFLARVGGMPFVCFLSFLVCVHQAWYKKYITVIFISVGVIGSITMGWLLKWCVDRPRPPQVYHIVESYGASFPSAHSVYASTLACFAMIMLCHKPNTNSPYIILISCLWFICMGLSRIYAGVHFPTDVLAGWGIGFIWIALLWLWLLQTQSRLSKKQIYF, from the coding sequence ATGCCCTATATGTTGCTTTTTATTGGTTGTATTTTTTTCGGATTAGGTGTGCTTGGTCTTTTTGTACCAAGACTTCAATCTATGGATCTCCTGAGCGTTCAAATATTGAGTGAACACCGATTAGATTATCTTAACTTTATTACGATCTTTCTGGCTCGTGTAGGTGGTATGCCTTTTGTATGTTTTTTATCCTTTCTGGTGTGTGTACATCAGGCATGGTATAAAAAATATATTACTGTTATTTTCATTAGCGTGGGAGTTATTGGCAGTATCACCATGGGTTGGCTGCTCAAGTGGTGTGTTGACCGCCCAAGACCCCCACAGGTATATCATATTGTCGAAAGTTATGGTGCATCGTTCCCAAGTGCACACAGTGTTTATGCATCAACACTGGCTTGTTTCGCAATGATAATGTTATGCCATAAGCCCAACACTAACTCTCCTTATATCATTTTGATTTCCTGTCTTTGGTTTATCTGCATGGGGCTTTCAAGAATATATGCTGGAGTTCATTTTCCAACAGATGTACTCGCCGGTTGGGGCATAGGTTTTATTTGGATTGCACTGCTTTGGCTCTGGTTATTACAAACACAAAGTAGGTTAAGTAAAAAACAAATATATTTTTAG
- the adeJ gene encoding multidrug efflux RND transporter permease subunit AdeJ gives MAQFFIHRPIFAWVIALVIMLAGILTLTKMPIAQYPTIAPPTVTIAATYPGASAETVENTVTQIIEQQMNGLDGLRYISSNSAGNGQASIQLNFEQGIDPDIAQVQVQNKLQSATALLPEDVQRQGVTVTKSGASFLQVIAFYSPDNTLSDSDIKDYVNSSIKEPLSRVAGVGEVQVFGGSYAMRIWLDPAKLTNYQLTPSDIATALQAQNSQVAVGQLGGAPAVQGQVLNATVNAQSLLQTPEQFKNIFLKNTASGAEVRLKDVARVELGSDNYQFDSKFNGKPAGGLAIKIATGANALDTADAVEHRLTELRKNYPTGLADKLAYDTTPFIRLSIESVVHTLIEAVVLVFIVMFLFLQNWRATIIPTLAVPVVVLGTFAVINIFGFSINTLTMFAMVLAIGLLVDDAIVVVENVERVMSEEHTDPVTATSRSMEQISGALIGITSVLTAVFVPMAFFGGTTGVIYRQFSITLVTAMVLSLIVALTFTPALCATILKQHDPNKEPSNNIFARFFRGFNNGFDRMSHSYQNGVSRMLKGKIFSGVLYAVVIGLLVFLFQKLPSSFLPEEDQGVVMTLVQLPPNATLDRTNKVVDTMTNFFMNEKDTVESIFTVSGFSFTGVGQNAGIGFVKLKDWSERTSPESQIGALIQRGMALNMIVKDASYIMPLQLPAMPELGVTAGFNLQLKDSSGQGHEKLIAARNTILGLASQDKRLVGVRPNGQEDTPQYQINVDQAQAGAMGVSIADINNTMRIAWGGSYINDFVDRGRVKKVYVQGDSGSRMMPEDLNKWYVRNSKGEMVPFSAFATGEWTYGSPRLERYNGVSSVNIQGTPAPGVSSGDSMKAMEEIIAKLPSMGLQGFDYEWTGLSLEERESGAQAPFLYALSLLIVFLCLAALYESWSIPFSVLLVVPLGIIGAIILTYLGMIIKGDPNLSNNIYFQVAMIAVIGLSAKNAILIVEFAKELQEKGEDLIDATLHASKMRLRPIIMTTLAFGFGVLPLALSTGAGAGSQHSVGYGVLGGVLSATFLGIFFIPVFYVWIRSIFKYKPKTINTQEHKS, from the coding sequence ATGGCACAATTTTTTATTCATCGCCCCATTTTTGCTTGGGTGATTGCATTAGTCATTATGTTGGCGGGTATTCTCACGCTTACAAAAATGCCTATTGCTCAGTATCCGACGATTGCACCGCCGACAGTTACAATTGCTGCAACTTATCCTGGTGCATCGGCTGAGACTGTTGAAAATACCGTAACCCAGATCATTGAACAACAAATGAATGGTCTAGATGGTTTACGTTATATTTCATCTAACAGTGCGGGTAACGGTCAGGCCTCTATTCAATTAAACTTTGAACAAGGTATTGATCCAGATATTGCACAGGTTCAGGTTCAAAACAAACTGCAATCTGCAACTGCTCTTTTACCTGAAGATGTTCAACGTCAAGGTGTGACTGTTACAAAATCTGGTGCAAGCTTCTTACAAGTTATTGCATTTTATTCACCAGATAACACCCTTTCAGACTCAGACATTAAAGACTATGTAAACTCATCAATTAAAGAACCACTTAGCCGTGTGGCTGGTGTAGGTGAAGTACAAGTTTTTGGTGGTTCATACGCAATGCGTATCTGGCTCGACCCTGCAAAATTGACTAATTACCAGTTAACACCAAGTGATATTGCGACTGCTTTGCAAGCGCAAAACTCACAAGTTGCTGTAGGTCAGTTAGGCGGAGCACCAGCCGTACAAGGTCAGGTCCTTAACGCAACAGTGAATGCACAAAGTTTGTTGCAAACACCTGAGCAGTTTAAAAATATCTTCTTAAAGAACACAGCATCAGGTGCTGAGGTTCGTTTAAAAGATGTTGCTCGTGTTGAATTAGGTTCTGATAACTATCAATTCGATTCGAAGTTTAATGGTAAACCTGCTGGTGGTCTTGCAATTAAAATTGCAACGGGTGCCAACGCACTTGATACCGCTGATGCTGTTGAACATCGTTTAACCGAATTACGTAAGAACTATCCAACAGGCCTTGCAGATAAACTGGCTTATGACACTACCCCATTTATTCGTCTTTCAATTGAGAGTGTTGTACACACATTAATTGAAGCCGTAGTTTTGGTATTTATTGTCATGTTCCTGTTCTTGCAGAACTGGCGTGCAACGATTATTCCAACACTTGCTGTACCTGTTGTTGTATTAGGTACATTTGCAGTCATCAATATTTTTGGCTTCTCAATTAACACCTTGACCATGTTCGCTATGGTATTGGCAATTGGTCTTCTGGTCGATGATGCCATTGTTGTAGTAGAAAACGTTGAACGTGTGATGAGTGAAGAACATACCGATCCGGTCACGGCGACTTCACGATCAATGGAACAGATTTCTGGTGCGTTAATCGGTATTACAAGCGTATTGACAGCGGTATTCGTACCAATGGCATTCTTTGGTGGTACGACTGGTGTAATTTACCGTCAATTCTCGATTACCCTTGTAACAGCAATGGTTTTATCGTTAATTGTGGCGTTAACCTTTACCCCTGCACTTTGTGCAACAATTTTGAAACAGCATGATCCGAACAAAGAGCCAAGCAATAATATTTTTGCTCGTTTCTTCAGAGGATTTAACAACGGTTTTGACCGCATGTCGCATAGCTACCAAAATGGTGTTAGCCGCATGCTTAAAGGCAAAATCTTCTCTGGCGTACTTTACGCTGTAGTGATTGGCTTATTAGTGTTCTTGTTCCAAAAACTCCCATCTTCATTCTTACCAGAAGAAGATCAGGGTGTGGTCATGACACTTGTACAATTACCACCAAATGCAACGCTTGATCGTACCAATAAAGTCGTTGATACCATGACGAATTTCTTCATGAATGAAAAAGATACAGTGGAATCTATTTTCACCGTTTCAGGCTTCTCATTCACAGGTGTTGGTCAAAATGCTGGTATTGGCTTCGTTAAATTGAAAGACTGGAGTGAACGTACTTCACCAGAGTCTCAGATTGGCGCGTTAATTCAACGTGGTATGGCATTAAACATGATCGTTAAAGACGCATCTTACATCATGCCATTACAGCTTCCAGCAATGCCTGAATTAGGCGTAACAGCTGGTTTTAACTTGCAGCTTAAAGATTCAAGTGGTCAAGGCCATGAGAAACTGATTGCCGCACGTAACACAATTTTAGGTTTGGCTTCACAAGATAAGCGTCTTGTAGGAGTACGTCCTAATGGTCAAGAAGATACACCTCAGTATCAAATTAATGTAGATCAGGCTCAAGCTGGCGCTATGGGCGTGAGCATTGCTGACATTAACAACACTATGCGTATTGCATGGGGTGGTTCATACATTAATGACTTCGTTGACCGTGGTCGTGTGAAAAAAGTTTATGTTCAAGGTGATTCGGGTAGCCGTATGATGCCTGAAGACTTAAACAAGTGGTATGTGCGTAATAGCAAAGGCGAAATGGTACCGTTCTCTGCATTTGCTACTGGCGAATGGACATATGGTTCTCCTCGTCTTGAACGTTATAACGGCGTGTCATCGGTTAACATTCAAGGTACACCTGCACCAGGCGTAAGTTCTGGTGATTCTATGAAAGCAATGGAAGAAATTATTGCTAAGTTACCATCTATGGGCTTACAAGGTTTCGACTATGAATGGACAGGTTTATCACTTGAAGAACGTGAGTCTGGTGCTCAAGCTCCATTCCTTTATGCTCTTTCATTGTTAATCGTTTTCCTTTGCTTAGCTGCATTATATGAAAGCTGGTCTATTCCGTTCTCGGTTTTACTTGTAGTACCACTCGGTATTATTGGTGCAATCATATTGACTTACTTGGGTATGATTATTAAAGGAGATCCAAATCTCTCAAATAACATTTACTTCCAGGTAGCGATGATCGCAGTCATCGGCCTTTCTGCAAAAAATGCGATCTTGATTGTTGAGTTCGCAAAAGAGCTGCAGGAAAAAGGTGAAGACCTCATTGATGCAACTTTACATGCTTCAAAAATGCGTTTACGTCCAATTATTATGACCACCCTTGCCTTCGGTTTTGGTGTACTTCCACTTGCTCTTTCAACAGGTGCAGGTGCAGGAAGTCAGCACTCTGTCGGTTACGGTGTACTCGGTGGCGTACTCAGTGCAACGTTCTTAGGTATCTTCTTTATCCCTGTATTCTATGTGTGGATTCGTAGTATCTTTAAGTACAAACCAAAAACCATAAACACTCAGGAGCATAAATCGTGA
- the adeI gene encoding multidrug efflux RND transporter periplasmic adaptor subunit AdeI has product MMSAKLWAPALTACALATSIALVGCGKGSDEKQQAAAAQKMPPAEVGVIVAQPQSVEQSVELSGRTSAYQISEVRPQTSGVILKRLFAEGSYVREGQALYELDSRTNRATLENAKASLLQQQANLASLRTKLNRYKQLVSSNAVSRQEYDDLLGQVNVAEAQVSAAKAQVTNANVDLGYSTIRSPISGQSGRSSVTAGALVTANQTDPLVTIQQLDPIYVDINQSSAELLRLRQQLSKGSLNNSNNTKVKLKLEDGSTYPIEGQLAFSDASVNQDTGTVTLRAVFSNPNHLLLPGMYTTAQIVQGVVPNAYLIPQAAITRLPTGQAMAMTVNAKGAVESRPVETSGVQGQNWIVTNGLKAGDKVIVDGVAKVKEGQEVSAKPYQAQPAAPQGAAPNATKPAQSGKPQAEQKASSNA; this is encoded by the coding sequence ATGATGTCGGCTAAGCTTTGGGCTCCTGCCCTTACTGCTTGCGCATTAGCAACAAGTATCGCACTTGTTGGTTGTGGCAAAGGCTCCGATGAGAAACAGCAAGCTGCTGCTGCTCAGAAAATGCCGCCTGCTGAAGTAGGTGTTATTGTTGCTCAACCACAAAGTGTTGAACAAAGCGTTGAGCTTTCCGGCCGTACTTCAGCATATCAAATTTCTGAAGTTCGCCCTCAAACAAGTGGCGTAATTTTAAAACGCTTGTTTGCTGAAGGAAGTTATGTTCGTGAAGGTCAGGCTCTTTATGAACTGGACTCTCGAACTAACCGTGCAACGCTTGAAAATGCAAAAGCATCACTTTTACAACAACAGGCAAATCTAGCTTCACTGCGTACCAAGCTCAACCGTTATAAGCAACTTGTTTCGAGTAATGCTGTATCTAGACAAGAATATGACGACTTACTTGGTCAGGTTAATGTTGCAGAAGCACAAGTTTCTGCTGCGAAAGCGCAAGTAACGAATGCAAATGTAGATCTTGGTTATTCTACAATTCGCTCACCAATTTCTGGTCAGTCTGGACGTTCTTCTGTAACAGCTGGTGCTTTAGTTACTGCAAACCAAACTGATCCTTTAGTGACGATTCAACAATTAGATCCAATCTATGTTGATATTAACCAGTCTAGTGCCGAGTTATTACGTTTACGTCAACAACTCAGTAAAGGCAGTTTAAATAATAGTAACAACACGAAAGTGAAATTGAAGCTCGAAGATGGTTCAACCTATCCTATCGAAGGACAACTTGCTTTCTCTGATGCTTCTGTAAATCAAGATACAGGTACCGTTACTTTACGTGCCGTATTCTCAAACCCGAATCATCTGTTACTTCCTGGTATGTATACAACTGCGCAGATTGTTCAAGGTGTAGTTCCAAATGCTTATCTGATTCCTCAAGCTGCAATTACACGTTTACCGACAGGTCAAGCCATGGCGATGACTGTAAATGCAAAAGGTGCTGTTGAGAGTCGTCCTGTTGAAACTTCTGGTGTTCAAGGACAAAACTGGATTGTGACCAATGGTCTTAAAGCTGGTGATAAAGTAATTGTTGACGGTGTTGCCAAAGTTAAAGAAGGGCAAGAAGTGTCAGCAAAACCTTACCAAGCTCAACCAGCAGCTCCTCAAGGTGCAGCGCCAAATGCGACAAAACCGGCTCAATCAGGTAAACCTCAAGCAGAACAGAAAGCATCTTCAAATGCATAA